From a region of the Synechococcus sp. RS9916 genome:
- a CDS encoding glycoside hydrolase family 57 protein — protein MESGALALVLHAHLPYVRATAPNSLEEDWFFQALIECYLPLLETLEAAAADPQQQPQLTMGTSPTLLSLLADPTLQRRFPQWIKARLGLLHEAPADRREAAVHLQATIERHLASWHACNGDLISRFAALQRQGVVDLLTCGATHGYLPLLREHPEAVRAQLRTAVREHQRLLGERPLGIWLPECAYYEGLDVWMRDAGLRYAVLDGHGLLHAKPRPRYGVYAPICSRNGVAFFGRDSDATLPVWSAKDGYPGDPAYREFHRDLGWDLPPERIAAHGLPGQRPLGLKLHRVSNQSAPLDAKQPYQPVQAQARTREHAQHFLQGRRDQLANLQAGMGTAPLLVAPFDAELFGHWWFEGPQFLAELFRQGPEQGVRFSSLRAALGGTPNLQVCDPCPSSWGRGGFHDYWLNETNAWIVPEWSKAGQTMVDRCSRGVGSEADLRLLNQAGRELLLAQSSDWSFILRSGTTTELAKERVERHLGRFWRLMAAIDHREELPEGWLVDVETEDALFPLIQPADWARLHNTTAIP, from the coding sequence GTGGAAAGCGGAGCACTGGCTCTTGTTCTCCACGCCCACCTTCCCTATGTGCGGGCGACGGCGCCCAATTCCCTGGAAGAAGACTGGTTCTTTCAGGCCCTGATCGAGTGCTACCTACCGCTGCTGGAGACCCTGGAGGCAGCCGCAGCTGATCCACAGCAGCAACCTCAGCTGACCATGGGCACCTCGCCCACGCTGCTCTCGCTGCTGGCTGACCCCACCCTGCAGCGGCGATTCCCTCAGTGGATCAAGGCACGGCTGGGATTGCTTCACGAAGCACCTGCCGATCGACGGGAAGCAGCAGTTCACCTTCAGGCCACGATCGAACGCCATCTCGCCAGCTGGCATGCCTGCAATGGCGATCTGATCAGCCGCTTTGCAGCCCTGCAGCGCCAAGGCGTGGTGGATCTGCTCACCTGCGGCGCCACTCACGGCTACCTCCCTCTGCTGCGTGAGCACCCTGAAGCGGTGCGCGCCCAGCTGCGCACGGCGGTGCGCGAACACCAGCGTCTGCTGGGTGAACGCCCCCTGGGCATCTGGCTGCCGGAGTGCGCCTACTACGAAGGCCTCGACGTTTGGATGCGTGATGCCGGCCTCCGCTACGCCGTTCTCGACGGCCATGGCCTGCTGCACGCCAAACCGCGGCCCCGCTATGGGGTCTACGCCCCGATTTGCAGCCGCAATGGGGTGGCTTTCTTCGGGCGTGACAGCGACGCCACCCTGCCGGTGTGGTCTGCCAAAGATGGCTACCCCGGCGATCCCGCTTACCGCGAGTTCCACCGCGACCTGGGCTGGGATCTTCCCCCGGAGCGCATCGCCGCCCATGGCCTTCCCGGCCAGCGCCCCCTTGGGCTGAAGCTGCATCGCGTCAGCAACCAAAGCGCTCCGCTGGATGCCAAGCAGCCCTACCAACCGGTGCAGGCGCAAGCCCGCACCCGCGAACACGCGCAGCACTTTCTCCAAGGCCGCCGCGACCAACTCGCCAACCTTCAGGCAGGGATGGGCACCGCACCGCTACTTGTGGCGCCCTTTGACGCCGAGCTCTTTGGCCACTGGTGGTTTGAAGGGCCCCAGTTCCTGGCCGAATTGTTCCGCCAAGGACCTGAGCAGGGCGTGCGCTTCAGCAGCCTGCGGGCTGCGTTGGGCGGAACACCCAACCTGCAGGTGTGTGACCCCTGCCCATCGAGCTGGGGCCGCGGTGGCTTCCACGACTACTGGCTGAACGAGACCAACGCCTGGATCGTGCCCGAGTGGAGCAAAGCCGGCCAAACGATGGTGGACCGCTGCAGCCGGGGTGTGGGAAGCGAGGCTGATTTACGCCTGTTGAACCAGGCTGGCCGCGAATTACTACTGGCCCAATCCAGCGACTGGAGCTTCATCCTGCGCTCAGGAACCACCACCGAACTGGCCAAAGAACGGGTGGAACGCCACCTGGGGCGCTTCTGGCGCTTGATGGCCGCCATCGACCACCGCGAAGAACTGCCCGAAGGCTGGCTGGTGGACGTGGAAACGGAAGATGCCCTGTTCCCACTGATCCAGCCCGCAGACTGGGCACGGCTCCACAACACCACCGCAATCCCTTAG
- a CDS encoding HDIG domain-containing metalloprotein, whose translation MIRFQRLRRLWHSWLRNESPRRPVLRWPPVLKAGLLVVCLLVALVSSWPWLAEPNLRPGVPAPFDAVAPKDALVVDSEALEQRRSSLVPRTFVQVIDRQESQRLRERLERQLLELQRVARSDAADRVGPVNLSPEEQQWLAQQTPQATTEWQAAIRDAANRMLSQGLVNTLALAQLRDAASLQLDNLGDPGDPARSLGSKLLASTFQGTSNLRTDPVLSQRKIETLITKQGIPTIEVTKGSLITRKGEPISPQEYDVLDYFGLVSRSPRLGIWAARFTEALAGCGVLLLLMRRERPSLEASHGLLALGLLLLVQGSKIWFGAAVSPLAVLVPPTLLLAQGLGTSCGLAWLAIASLLWPLPVNGLGEGRLMIAAAIAVVAALQAGRVRSRAQLLQLTVLLPLGALLAEWLLLRSQINAGNSAWTRLAPDAGELASEALVMGILLMVAILLLPILEGSFGLLTRARLMELADQERPLLRRLSSEAPGTFEHTLMICSLAEEGARAIGADIDLIRTGSLYHDVGKLHAPEWFIENQVGDIENPHDRLNDPFASAGVLQAHVDEGLKLARRYRLPRPLADFIPEHQGTLKMGYFLHKAREADPSIAEKRFRYKGPRPRCRETAILMLADGCEAALRSLPPDTSDAQAKQTVRRIVEARQRDGQLRLSSLSRTEVELVIRAFVRVWRRMRHRRIPYPIQAYKKGFPA comes from the coding sequence GTGATTCGCTTCCAACGCCTACGCCGGCTTTGGCACAGCTGGCTTCGCAACGAATCGCCCCGACGGCCTGTGCTGCGCTGGCCGCCGGTGCTCAAAGCCGGCCTGCTGGTGGTCTGCCTGCTGGTGGCCCTGGTTTCGAGTTGGCCATGGCTAGCGGAGCCCAATCTCAGACCCGGCGTTCCAGCCCCCTTTGATGCGGTCGCCCCGAAGGACGCTCTGGTGGTGGACAGCGAAGCCCTCGAGCAGCGGCGCAGCAGCCTGGTGCCACGCACCTTTGTGCAGGTGATCGACCGCCAAGAAAGCCAGCGGCTGCGGGAGCGCCTCGAGCGGCAGCTATTGGAACTGCAACGGGTCGCCCGCAGCGATGCAGCGGATCGGGTGGGACCCGTGAATCTCAGCCCTGAAGAACAACAGTGGCTGGCCCAACAAACGCCCCAGGCCACCACGGAGTGGCAGGCCGCGATCCGTGATGCGGCCAACCGCATGCTGAGCCAGGGGCTGGTGAACACCCTGGCGCTCGCCCAGCTTCGCGATGCGGCCTCCCTGCAACTCGACAACCTTGGGGATCCAGGAGACCCGGCCCGCAGCCTGGGCAGCAAGTTGCTGGCCAGCACGTTTCAAGGAACGAGCAACCTGCGCACCGATCCCGTGCTCAGTCAGCGCAAGATCGAGACGCTGATCACCAAACAGGGCATTCCCACCATTGAGGTGACCAAGGGCAGCCTGATCACCCGCAAAGGGGAACCGATCAGCCCCCAGGAATACGACGTGCTCGATTACTTCGGGCTTGTGAGCCGCAGCCCTCGGCTGGGCATCTGGGCCGCGCGTTTCACCGAAGCCTTAGCCGGTTGCGGGGTGCTGCTGCTGTTGATGCGCAGGGAACGGCCCTCCCTTGAGGCGTCCCATGGCTTACTCGCCCTGGGACTGTTGCTGCTGGTGCAGGGCAGCAAGATCTGGTTTGGCGCTGCCGTCAGCCCCCTGGCCGTGCTGGTGCCGCCAACACTGCTCTTGGCCCAGGGCTTGGGCACCAGCTGTGGCCTGGCTTGGCTCGCCATTGCCAGCCTGCTGTGGCCTCTACCGGTGAACGGTCTTGGCGAAGGACGGCTGATGATCGCTGCGGCCATTGCGGTGGTGGCCGCCCTCCAGGCGGGCCGAGTGCGCAGTCGCGCCCAGTTGCTTCAGCTCACCGTGCTGCTGCCGCTCGGCGCCTTGCTGGCGGAGTGGTTGCTGCTGCGCAGCCAGATCAATGCCGGCAACAGCGCCTGGACACGCCTGGCCCCGGATGCGGGCGAGCTCGCCTCAGAAGCCCTGGTGATGGGGATTCTGCTGATGGTGGCGATCCTGTTGTTGCCGATCTTGGAGGGGTCGTTTGGCCTGCTGACCCGAGCCCGGTTGATGGAACTCGCCGATCAGGAACGTCCCCTGCTGCGGCGGCTGTCGTCCGAGGCGCCCGGCACCTTTGAACACACCCTGATGATCTGCAGCCTGGCGGAAGAGGGAGCCCGGGCGATCGGCGCAGATATCGATCTGATTCGCACCGGCTCGCTCTACCACGATGTGGGCAAACTCCATGCACCGGAATGGTTCATCGAGAATCAGGTGGGGGATATCGAGAATCCGCATGACCGTCTGAATGACCCGTTCGCCAGTGCCGGCGTGCTCCAAGCCCACGTGGATGAGGGGCTGAAACTGGCCCGCCGCTATCGCCTGCCGCGTCCCCTGGCCGACTTCATCCCTGAGCACCAGGGCACCTTGAAGATGGGGTACTTCCTGCACAAGGCACGAGAAGCGGATCCCTCGATCGCCGAGAAGCGATTCCGCTACAAGGGTCCCCGCCCCCGCTGCAGGGAAACCGCAATCCTGATGTTGGCGGATGGCTGCGAAGCCGCCCTGCGCTCGCTGCCACCCGACACCAGCGATGCCCAGGCCAAACAGACAGTGCGGCGCATTGTGGAGGCCCGCCAGCGAGACGGGCAGCTGCGCTTGAGCAGCCTGAGCCGAACCGAAGTGGAGCTGGTGATCCGCGCCTTCGTGCGGGTGTGGAGGCGGATGCGCCACCGCCGCATTCCTTACCCCATTCAGGCTTACAAGAAAGGATTCCCGGCCTAG
- a CDS encoding carbohydrate ABC transporter permease: protein MPASARSRAGAVLQLLVLILLALVVLVPLLWLVSTSLKGPAEDIFTSPPALLPAQPSLEAYGRLFRQNPLGTYLLNSTIVSVLAVVANLLFCSLAAYPLARMRFAGRGLVLALVVATILIPFQVVMIPLYLLMVQLGLRNTLMALVIPQAATAFGLYLLRQSFLAVPVELEEAARIDGCSKLGEWWNVMIPAARADLITLAMFVFIGTWSDFLWPLVILDDPGLYTLPLGLQQLASSFSLDWRVVAAGAVVSILPVLVLFVLLQRFILPSASSDAVKG from the coding sequence ATGCCTGCTTCTGCGCGCTCCCGCGCTGGCGCTGTGCTTCAGCTGCTGGTGCTGATCCTGTTGGCCCTGGTGGTGCTGGTTCCCCTGCTCTGGTTGGTGAGCACGTCGTTGAAGGGGCCTGCCGAAGACATCTTCACGTCACCTCCAGCGTTATTGCCGGCCCAGCCCAGTCTTGAGGCCTATGGCCGTTTGTTCCGCCAAAACCCTCTGGGGACCTACCTGCTCAACAGCACCATCGTGAGTGTGTTGGCCGTGGTCGCCAATTTGTTGTTTTGCTCCCTGGCGGCCTATCCCCTGGCCCGCATGCGATTTGCAGGCCGTGGTCTGGTGCTGGCCTTGGTGGTGGCCACGATCCTGATCCCCTTTCAGGTGGTGATGATTCCTCTCTATCTGCTCATGGTGCAGCTGGGGTTGCGCAACACCCTGATGGCCTTGGTGATTCCCCAGGCTGCAACGGCGTTTGGCCTCTATTTGCTTCGGCAGAGCTTTCTGGCGGTCCCCGTGGAGCTGGAGGAGGCGGCGCGCATCGATGGCTGCAGCAAGCTTGGTGAATGGTGGAACGTGATGATTCCAGCGGCCCGGGCGGATTTGATCACCCTGGCGATGTTTGTGTTCATCGGCACCTGGAGCGATTTCCTCTGGCCTCTGGTGATCCTCGATGACCCTGGTCTCTACACCTTGCCCCTGGGATTGCAGCAGCTGGCCAGCAGCTTTTCGTTGGATTGGCGCGTTGTGGCCGCTGGGGCCGTGGTCTCCATTCTTCCTGTGCTTGTGCTGTTCGTGCTGTTGCAGCGTTTCATCCTGCCCAGCGCCAGCAGCGATGCGGTGAAGGGTTAA
- a CDS encoding 2-isopropylmalate synthase: protein MAKDPGRVLIFDTTLRDGEQSPGASLNLEEKLAIAQQLARLGVDVIEAGFPFASPGDFSAVQRIAQQVGGENGPIICGLARASRADIKACADAVAPAPRRRIHTFIATSDIHLEHKLRKSRKEVLAIVPEMVAYARSLVDDVEFSCEDAGRSDPEFLYEVIEAAIAAGASTINIPDTVGYTTPSEFGALIGGINTHVPNIDEAVLSVHGHNDLGLAVANFLEAVKNGARQLECTINGIGERAGNAALEELVMALHVRRRYYNPFFGRAEDSPTPLTAVRTEEITKTSRLVSNLTGMVVQPNKAIVGANAFAHESGIHQDGVLKNRLTYEIVDAQTVGLSDNRISLGKLSGRSAVRARLEELGYDLSRDDLDEAFARFKDLADRKREITDRDLEAIVSEQVQQPEARYQLKLVQVSCGSSLQPTATVTLADEEGQEQTAASIGTGPVDAVCRALNALAGVPNELVEFSVKSVTEGIDAMGEVTIRLRRDGQLFSGHSADTDVVVAAAQAFVNALNRLVAGQHHQPIHPQRDTAEVSARPSL, encoded by the coding sequence ATGGCCAAGGACCCCGGCCGCGTTTTGATCTTCGACACCACCCTGCGGGATGGTGAGCAATCTCCTGGCGCCAGCCTCAATCTTGAAGAGAAGCTGGCCATTGCCCAGCAGCTGGCGCGCCTGGGCGTCGACGTGATCGAGGCGGGGTTCCCCTTTGCCAGCCCCGGGGATTTCTCGGCCGTGCAGCGCATTGCCCAGCAGGTGGGCGGCGAAAACGGTCCGATCATCTGCGGCCTGGCGCGCGCCTCCCGCGCTGATATCAAGGCCTGTGCTGATGCTGTAGCGCCGGCGCCTCGCCGTCGCATTCACACCTTCATCGCCACCAGCGACATCCACCTCGAACACAAATTGCGCAAGAGCCGCAAGGAGGTGCTGGCGATCGTGCCGGAGATGGTGGCCTATGCCCGCTCTCTGGTGGATGACGTGGAGTTCTCCTGCGAAGACGCAGGCCGCAGCGATCCCGAGTTTCTTTACGAGGTGATCGAGGCCGCCATCGCTGCCGGCGCCAGCACCATCAACATTCCCGACACGGTCGGGTACACCACCCCGTCGGAATTTGGTGCCCTGATTGGTGGCATCAACACCCACGTGCCCAACATCGATGAAGCGGTGTTGTCGGTGCACGGCCACAACGATCTCGGCCTGGCAGTCGCCAATTTCCTCGAGGCGGTGAAAAACGGAGCACGCCAGTTGGAGTGCACCATCAACGGCATCGGTGAACGGGCCGGTAACGCTGCGCTGGAAGAACTGGTGATGGCGTTGCACGTGCGTCGCCGCTACTACAACCCCTTCTTCGGTCGAGCAGAGGATTCACCTACGCCGCTCACGGCGGTGCGCACGGAGGAAATCACCAAAACTTCCCGCCTGGTGTCGAATCTCACCGGCATGGTGGTGCAGCCCAACAAGGCGATCGTGGGGGCCAACGCCTTTGCCCACGAGTCGGGTATCCATCAAGACGGGGTGCTGAAGAACCGGCTCACCTACGAAATCGTTGATGCCCAGACCGTTGGCCTCAGCGACAACCGCATTTCCCTGGGCAAGCTCAGTGGCCGCAGTGCTGTGCGCGCTCGCTTGGAAGAGCTCGGCTACGACCTCAGCCGCGATGATCTCGATGAAGCGTTTGCCCGTTTCAAAGATCTGGCTGATCGCAAGCGTGAAATCACCGATCGTGATCTAGAAGCGATCGTGAGCGAGCAGGTGCAGCAACCTGAAGCCCGTTATCAGCTGAAGCTCGTGCAGGTGAGCTGCGGCAGCAGCCTTCAGCCCACGGCCACGGTCACCCTGGCCGATGAAGAGGGGCAGGAGCAGACCGCTGCTTCCATCGGCACCGGTCCGGTGGATGCGGTGTGTAGGGCCCTGAATGCCCTGGCAGGCGTTCCCAATGAGTTGGTGGAGTTTTCGGTGAAGTCCGTCACCGAAGGCATTGATGCCATGGGTGAGGTGACCATTCGCCTTCGCCGCGATGGCCAACTTTTCTCCGGTCATTCGGCCGACACCGATGTGGTGGTGGCGGCAGCTCAGGCGTTTGTGAATGCCCTCAACCGGCTCGTTGCCGGGCAGCACCATCAGCCCATCCACCCGCAGCGAGACACCGCTGAGGTGTCCGCCCGCCCGAGCCTCTGA
- a CDS encoding MTH1187 family thiamine-binding protein has protein sequence MWVSVDLCVVPLGVGVSLAPYVAACQQQIEAAGLDHELGPNGTAIEGEWDAVFACVQACHAAVHALGAPRVYTTLKVNTRTDRQQSFRDKVASVRAAGSDGAAG, from the coding sequence ATGTGGGTGAGTGTTGATCTCTGCGTGGTGCCCCTTGGCGTGGGGGTGTCTTTGGCTCCCTACGTGGCGGCCTGCCAGCAGCAGATTGAGGCGGCTGGGTTGGACCATGAGCTTGGACCCAATGGCACGGCCATTGAGGGTGAGTGGGACGCGGTCTTCGCTTGCGTGCAGGCCTGCCATGCAGCGGTGCATGCGCTGGGGGCGCCGCGGGTCTACACGACCCTCAAGGTGAACACCCGCACCGATCGTCAGCAGAGCTTCCGCGACAAGGTGGCCAGCGTTCGGGCCGCAGGCTCGGATGGTGCTGCTGGCTGA
- a CDS encoding RluA family pseudouridine synthase, giving the protein MRASDAPPLLHQDPWLLVVDKPAGLLSQPGLGPELRDSLITRLQRQEPGLALVHRLDRDTSGVLLLARTPESLRALSALFAARRVHKLYGADVCAPPPGLGGCIDVPLARLQRHPPRYGADPDGRACRTRWRLSGRDASSRRIWLQPLTGRSHQLRAHLASLGCPILGDPIYAADQGRSATGRMHLHATALSLRHPFTGERLRCRSAMPF; this is encoded by the coding sequence ATGCGGGCTTCCGATGCACCGCCCCTGTTGCATCAAGATCCTTGGCTGCTGGTGGTGGACAAGCCCGCAGGGCTCCTCAGTCAGCCCGGCCTGGGACCTGAACTGAGGGATTCTCTGATTACCCGTCTGCAGCGGCAGGAGCCGGGTCTTGCCCTGGTGCATCGCCTCGACCGAGACACCTCAGGTGTGTTGCTGCTGGCCCGTACGCCTGAGTCCCTGCGGGCTTTGAGCGCCCTGTTTGCTGCCCGCCGGGTGCACAAGCTCTATGGCGCCGATGTCTGCGCGCCTCCCCCTGGCCTTGGTGGTTGCATCGACGTACCCCTGGCCCGCCTGCAGCGCCACCCTCCTCGCTACGGCGCCGATCCGGATGGCCGTGCCTGCCGCACCCGCTGGCGTCTGTCCGGGCGGGATGCATCGTCACGGCGGATTTGGTTGCAACCGCTCACGGGCCGCTCTCACCAGCTCCGGGCCCATCTGGCGTCGCTTGGTTGTCCAATCCTCGGGGATCCCATTTATGCCGCCGATCAAGGCCGGTCGGCCACAGGGCGCATGCATCTCCATGCCACAGCCTTAAGCCTCCGTCATCCGTTCACCGGGGAGCGTTTGCGCTGCCGCAGTGCCATGCCCTTCTAG
- the folD gene encoding bifunctional methylenetetrahydrofolate dehydrogenase/methenyltetrahydrofolate cyclohydrolase FolD, producing the protein MALRLDGKQLAAELEERLSKEIAAGTAQAGRPPGLAVLRVGDDPASGVYVANKEKACARIGVASYGSHLPQDSTQQEVLDAIAALNADSRVDGILLQLPLPAGLDEGPLLAAIDPDKDADGLHTLNLGRLLKGEPGPRSCTPAGVMALLARHQLSLEGKRAVVVGRSILVGQPMALMLQAANATVTVAHSRTTDLAAVTRQADVLVVAAGKPRMIGAEHVSPGAVVVDVGIHRLPPPADAPEGTKAKLCGDVRSEELSEIALALSPVPGGVGPMTVTMLLVNTVVAWSRRHGIDHGLADLVV; encoded by the coding sequence ATGGCTTTGAGGCTGGATGGCAAACAGCTCGCCGCAGAGCTGGAAGAGCGTTTGAGCAAGGAGATTGCGGCCGGAACGGCGCAGGCAGGCCGTCCGCCCGGCCTTGCGGTGCTGCGGGTCGGTGATGACCCCGCCAGTGGTGTGTACGTGGCCAATAAAGAGAAGGCCTGCGCCCGCATCGGCGTGGCCAGCTATGGATCCCATCTGCCCCAAGACAGCACCCAGCAGGAGGTGCTCGATGCAATCGCGGCGCTCAATGCCGATTCCCGTGTGGATGGGATCCTGCTGCAGCTTCCCCTGCCGGCTGGTCTCGACGAGGGTCCGTTGCTGGCAGCGATTGATCCGGACAAGGATGCCGACGGTCTCCATACCCTCAACTTGGGTCGCCTGCTCAAAGGTGAGCCCGGCCCTCGCAGTTGCACACCAGCGGGGGTGATGGCCTTACTTGCTCGTCATCAGCTTTCGTTGGAAGGCAAACGTGCTGTGGTGGTGGGTCGCAGCATCTTGGTGGGTCAGCCGATGGCGTTGATGCTTCAGGCCGCCAATGCCACGGTGACGGTTGCCCATTCCCGCACTACCGACCTGGCGGCCGTTACGCGACAGGCGGATGTGTTGGTGGTGGCGGCGGGCAAACCACGCATGATCGGGGCCGAGCACGTCTCGCCTGGCGCGGTGGTGGTGGATGTGGGTATCCATCGGCTGCCGCCTCCTGCCGACGCTCCGGAGGGCACCAAAGCCAAACTCTGCGGTGATGTGCGCTCTGAGGAGCTCAGTGAAATCGCCTTAGCCTTGTCACCCGTGCCTGGTGGGGTGGGTCCGATGACCGTGACCATGCTGCTGGTGAACACAGTGGTGGCCTGGTCCCGCCGCCATGGCATCGATCACGGTCTTGCGGATCTGGTGGTTTGA
- a CDS encoding Nif11-like leader peptide family natural product precursor, whose product MALADLDQLLAMRGEDPDLAKRMAGPLELEELIVLAAERGLQITEADVFAAQQREQSTTPASQLQQQAAQESRRLRHFIHG is encoded by the coding sequence ATGGCTCTTGCCGATCTCGATCAGCTGCTGGCGATGCGTGGCGAAGATCCCGATTTGGCTAAGCGGATGGCTGGGCCCCTGGAGCTGGAGGAGTTAATCGTCCTGGCAGCTGAGCGAGGCCTTCAAATCACGGAGGCTGATGTGTTCGCTGCGCAGCAACGGGAGCAATCCACGACGCCAGCCAGTCAGTTGCAGCAACAAGCAGCCCAGGAGTCTCGTCGCCTGCGCCATTTCATTCACGGCTGA
- the crtL gene encoding lycopene beta cyclase, giving the protein MAGADHLDVLVLGGGPAALCIASELNQRGVAVGCIAPDAVDGPWPNTYGIWADELKAVGLEHLLEHRWSDTVSYFGEGGSTAQDQSHAHGIDYGLFDRAALQRYWLDRADGVVWHQGTAQRVEVKGATTSVSCASGTSLQARLVIDASGSRTPHIRRPDQGPVAGQAAYGVVARFSQPPIDPGRFVLMDYRCDHLREEQRSEPPTFLYAMDLGDGVFFVEETSLALAPGVPYDVLKQRLQQRLDLRGVEITEVIHEEFCLFPMNLPLPDRNQPVLAFGGAASMVHPASGYMVGALLRRGPALAQALAEAIANQSLGSAALAQRGWQALWPMELVLRHQLYQFGLGRLMGFNEALLRTHFATFFSLPREEWFGFLTNTLPLPRLMGVMLRLFALSPWELRRGLVLGAAQDQAPRF; this is encoded by the coding sequence TTGGCTGGTGCTGATCACCTCGATGTGTTGGTGCTGGGGGGCGGACCTGCTGCCCTCTGCATTGCCTCAGAACTGAATCAACGGGGCGTTGCTGTGGGCTGCATTGCCCCGGATGCGGTTGATGGTCCCTGGCCGAACACCTACGGCATCTGGGCGGATGAACTGAAGGCGGTGGGTCTCGAGCACCTGCTGGAGCACCGCTGGAGCGACACCGTCAGTTATTTCGGCGAAGGCGGATCAACGGCTCAGGATCAGAGCCATGCCCACGGGATCGACTACGGCTTGTTTGATCGGGCAGCGCTGCAGCGCTACTGGTTGGATCGCGCCGACGGTGTGGTGTGGCATCAAGGCACAGCCCAGCGAGTGGAGGTGAAGGGTGCAACCACCAGCGTCAGCTGTGCATCGGGCACCAGCTTGCAGGCGCGCCTGGTGATTGATGCTTCTGGTTCGCGCACGCCCCACATTCGCAGGCCGGATCAGGGGCCGGTGGCGGGCCAGGCGGCCTACGGGGTGGTGGCGCGTTTCTCCCAACCGCCGATTGATCCGGGACGGTTTGTGTTGATGGACTATCGCTGTGATCACCTCAGAGAGGAGCAGCGCAGCGAACCGCCAACGTTTCTGTATGCGATGGATCTGGGCGATGGGGTGTTCTTCGTGGAAGAAACCTCGCTCGCCTTGGCACCGGGTGTTCCCTACGACGTGCTCAAGCAACGGTTGCAGCAGCGTTTGGATCTGCGCGGCGTTGAGATCACTGAGGTGATCCATGAAGAGTTCTGCCTCTTCCCGATGAACCTGCCGCTGCCGGATCGCAACCAACCGGTGCTGGCCTTTGGGGGTGCGGCAAGCATGGTGCATCCTGCCTCGGGCTACATGGTGGGTGCGCTGCTGCGGCGCGGACCAGCCTTGGCTCAGGCCTTGGCCGAAGCCATCGCCAATCAAAGCCTTGGCTCAGCAGCGTTGGCGCAACGGGGATGGCAAGCGCTCTGGCCGATGGAGTTGGTGTTGCGCCATCAGCTCTATCAGTTCGGCTTGGGCCGATTGATGGGCTTCAACGAAGCGTTGTTGCGCACCCATTTCGCCACCTTTTTCTCGTTGCCGAGGGAGGAGTGGTTTGGCTTCCTCACCAACACCTTGCCATTGCCACGCTTGATGGGGGTGATGCTGCGCTTGTTCGCCCTATCCCCATGGGAGTTGCGGCGAGGGCTTGTATTAGGGGCGGCGCAGGATCAAGCTCCGCGGTTTTGA